From a single Gemmatimonadaceae bacterium genomic region:
- a CDS encoding TerC family protein, with protein MQHSWMWTAFAVVVSVMLALDLGIFHKKAHAVRPREALIWSLVWVALAAAFAATLWQLDGHQTAIEFATGYVVELALSVDNLFVFLLLFGYFAVPDQLQHRVLFWGIIGALVMRAAMIGAGSVLLDRFHWIIYVFGAFLVFTGVKMLVQQDGEMEPEKNPVLKLVRRLVPVCDDFVGDHFFTRAPWGHDGAIRTVATPLFVVLVLVETTDLVFAVDSIPAVFGVTRDPFVVYTSNVFAILGLRSLYFLLAAVVHKFWLLKPALSLVLMFVGAKMLSSPWYHMPTWVSLVVIVGVLTGAVVLSLLHPRAVPAATADPGAAAAAPPQPAPPQPAPSRAP; from the coding sequence ATGCAGCATTCGTGGATGTGGACAGCCTTCGCCGTCGTCGTCTCGGTGATGCTGGCGCTGGACCTCGGGATCTTCCACAAGAAGGCGCACGCCGTGCGGCCGCGCGAGGCGCTCATCTGGAGCCTCGTCTGGGTGGCGCTCGCCGCCGCATTCGCGGCCACGCTCTGGCAGCTCGACGGGCACCAGACGGCGATCGAGTTCGCCACCGGCTACGTGGTGGAGCTGGCGCTCAGCGTCGACAACCTCTTCGTGTTCCTGCTGCTCTTCGGCTACTTCGCGGTGCCGGACCAGCTGCAGCACCGGGTGCTGTTCTGGGGCATCATCGGCGCGCTGGTGATGCGCGCGGCCATGATCGGCGCCGGCTCGGTGCTGCTCGACCGCTTCCACTGGATCATCTACGTCTTCGGCGCGTTCCTCGTCTTCACCGGTGTCAAGATGCTGGTGCAGCAGGACGGCGAGATGGAGCCGGAGAAGAACCCGGTGCTGAAGCTCGTGCGCCGGCTGGTGCCGGTCTGCGACGACTTCGTCGGCGACCACTTCTTCACGCGGGCCCCGTGGGGCCACGACGGCGCGATCCGCACCGTGGCCACGCCGCTGTTCGTGGTGCTGGTGCTGGTGGAGACCACCGACCTGGTGTTCGCGGTGGATTCCATTCCCGCCGTCTTCGGCGTCACCCGCGACCCGTTCGTGGTCTACACCTCGAACGTCTTCGCCATCCTCGGCCTGCGCTCGCTGTACTTCCTGCTCGCCGCCGTGGTGCACAAGTTCTGGCTGCTCAAGCCGGCGCTGTCGCTGGTGCTCATGTTCGTGGGCGCGAAGATGCTCAGCAGCCCGTGGTACCACATGCCGACCTGGGTCTCGCTGGTGGTGATCGTGGGCGTGCTGACCGGCGCCGTGGTGCTGTCGCTGCTCCACCCGCGTGCCGTGCCGGCGGCCACCGCCGACCCGGGGGCCGCGGCCGCGGCGCCGCCGCAACCGGCGCCGCCGCAACCGGCGCCGTCGCGCGCCCCGTGA
- a CDS encoding glycosyltransferase, with protein MTGPAALAPADSARTALDLAHAPLPQVGRPAATMAVLDTTEWFAPTSGGIRTYLLQKERYVAARPSLRHALVVPWAADGIVEREGARWYECRGPRVPRNAPYRLLLSVSRMRRVLDHEHPDVIELGSPALVPWVLFRALGRRDVPVVNFFHSHFPALLGGSRRPAPAWRDAARDAAWWYARRMDRRISATIAASRFVADDLEAAGVRNVTRIPLGVDLELFTPDRRANAAETRARWQLPADGPLLTFIGRFAHEKELDVLVDAWPEIRRRTGAALVMAGDGPEKGALLARLKDGTGVHWLPFIADQGHLADLQAASSVYLASSPHETFGLSPLEAMACGTPVLAADGGGVREHVRSSGAGAVFVPGDPADFAEQAVQLLNGDLPAHGARARAFAVSEHAWPSVFDRIFALYERVRR; from the coding sequence GTGACCGGTCCCGCGGCGCTGGCGCCTGCCGACAGTGCCCGCACCGCGCTCGACCTCGCGCACGCGCCGCTGCCGCAGGTCGGGCGCCCGGCGGCCACGATGGCGGTGCTCGACACGACGGAGTGGTTCGCACCCACCAGCGGCGGCATCCGTACCTACCTGCTGCAGAAGGAGCGGTACGTGGCGGCGCGGCCATCGCTGCGCCACGCGCTGGTGGTGCCGTGGGCTGCCGACGGCATCGTGGAGCGCGAGGGCGCGCGCTGGTACGAATGCCGCGGCCCGCGGGTGCCGCGCAACGCGCCGTATCGCCTGCTGCTCTCGGTGTCGCGCATGCGCCGCGTGCTGGACCACGAGCACCCCGACGTGATCGAGCTGGGGAGCCCAGCACTGGTGCCGTGGGTGCTCTTCCGTGCGCTCGGCCGGCGCGACGTGCCGGTGGTGAACTTCTTCCACAGCCACTTCCCGGCCCTGCTCGGCGGCAGCCGCCGGCCGGCGCCGGCGTGGCGTGATGCGGCGCGGGATGCCGCGTGGTGGTACGCGCGCCGCATGGACCGACGGATCAGCGCCACCATCGCCGCCTCGCGATTCGTGGCCGATGACCTCGAGGCCGCCGGCGTGCGGAACGTGACGCGCATCCCCCTCGGCGTCGACCTCGAGCTCTTCACGCCCGATCGCCGCGCGAACGCCGCCGAGACCCGCGCGCGATGGCAGCTGCCGGCGGACGGGCCGCTGCTCACGTTCATCGGGCGTTTCGCGCACGAGAAGGAGCTGGACGTGCTGGTGGATGCGTGGCCCGAGATCCGGCGTCGCACCGGGGCGGCGCTGGTGATGGCCGGCGACGGGCCGGAGAAGGGGGCGCTGCTGGCGCGCCTGAAGGACGGCACCGGCGTGCACTGGCTGCCGTTCATCGCCGACCAGGGCCACCTCGCCGACCTGCAGGCGGCGTCCAGCGTCTACCTCGCGAGCAGCCCGCACGAGACCTTCGGCCTGTCGCCGCTGGAGGCGATGGCCTGCGGCACCCCCGTGCTCGCGGCGGACGGCGGCGGTGTGCGCGAGCACGTGCGGTCCTCCGGCGCCGGTGCGGTCTTCGTGCCCGGCGATCCCGCCGACTTCGCGGAGCAGGCCGTCCAGCTCCTCAACGGTGACCTGCCGGCCCACGGCGCCCGTGCCAGGGCCTTCGCCGTCTCGGAGCATGCATGGCCGTCTGTGTTCGACCGGATCTTCGCGCTCTACGAGCGGGTACGCCGGTGA
- a CDS encoding polysaccharide deacetylase family protein encodes MLLSIHDVTPAWAPQVEALWALCRQRGATPALLVVPQWHGAWPLADAPAYVSWIHARVADGAEVFLHGERHDEVGLPRTLRDSVVALGRTAREGEFLTLDHPAAHARIGRGLQLFQHLGLAPIGFVPPAWLCRVGTHTACRAHGLQVLEDDGAVHLLQRGMTLRSPVLRWSGRTPLRARGSALQAALRWRTQRDAPHFRIALHPMDLEHPVTRQSVIDELDRWLAARPARPYASLLADAA; translated from the coding sequence GTGCTCCTCTCCATTCACGACGTGACGCCGGCGTGGGCGCCGCAGGTGGAGGCGCTCTGGGCGCTCTGCCGACAGCGTGGTGCGACACCGGCCCTGCTGGTCGTGCCGCAGTGGCACGGCGCCTGGCCGCTGGCCGACGCGCCGGCCTACGTGTCGTGGATCCACGCGCGGGTGGCCGACGGCGCGGAGGTCTTCCTGCACGGTGAACGGCACGACGAGGTGGGACTGCCACGCACGCTCCGTGATTCGGTGGTGGCGCTCGGGCGCACCGCACGGGAAGGGGAGTTCCTCACGCTCGACCACCCCGCTGCGCATGCGCGCATCGGCCGCGGCCTGCAACTCTTCCAGCATCTCGGCCTCGCGCCGATCGGGTTCGTGCCGCCGGCGTGGCTTTGCCGCGTCGGCACGCACACCGCCTGCCGCGCGCACGGCCTGCAGGTGCTGGAGGATGACGGTGCAGTGCACCTGCTGCAGCGCGGCATGACGCTCCGGAGCCCGGTGCTGCGCTGGAGCGGGCGCACCCCGCTGCGCGCGCGCGGGTCGGCGCTGCAGGCCGCGCTGCGCTGGCGCACGCAGCGTGACGCGCCGCACTTCCGCATCGCGCTGCACCCGATGGACCTGGAGCACCCGGTCACGCGCCAGTCGGTCATCGATGAGCTGGACCGCTGGCTCGCCGCGCGGCCGGCGCGCCCGTACGCGTCGCTGCTCGCGGACGCCGCATGA
- a CDS encoding glycosyltransferase family 1 protein gives MTPEPEVRLDGVRLALFSDTYPPQMNGVSRTLERLVQAARERGAEVRVFTSDDPQVTAADPDVIRWASIPFWAYPQVRLSAPRAFAARAALQAWQPTIVHVATEFGVGLAGRAAARALRVPLVTSYHTSFSAYAEFYRLGALAAAGWKYFRWFHAAAARTFTPTEAIRDEVQAHGFRHVAVWGRGVDGERFDPAFRSPAWRRTLGIDDGAMVVLYVGRIAREKGLEHALAAMQALHGTARDIRFVCVGDGPYEAEMRAAAPADVIFTGRLSGVELSTAYASSDVFLFPSVTDTFGNVLLEAMASGLVVVAADAGNTRELVGESRGVIVQADAPGAIGAALQGLAADRTRHAAIRTAARAWAAERTWRNVWNGLFGEYRRVISARAASS, from the coding sequence ATGACACCGGAGCCGGAGGTCCGGCTGGATGGCGTGCGGCTCGCGCTCTTCAGCGACACCTACCCGCCGCAGATGAACGGCGTGTCGCGCACGCTGGAGCGGCTGGTGCAGGCCGCCCGCGAGCGCGGTGCCGAGGTGCGCGTCTTCACCAGTGACGACCCGCAGGTCACGGCAGCGGACCCGGACGTGATCCGCTGGGCATCCATCCCGTTCTGGGCCTATCCGCAGGTGCGCCTCTCGGCGCCGCGTGCCTTCGCGGCCCGTGCGGCGCTGCAGGCGTGGCAGCCGACCATCGTGCACGTCGCGACGGAATTCGGCGTGGGTCTGGCGGGGCGTGCCGCAGCCCGTGCGCTGCGCGTGCCGCTCGTCACGAGCTACCACACCAGCTTCAGCGCCTACGCCGAGTTCTACCGCCTCGGGGCGCTGGCCGCGGCGGGGTGGAAGTACTTCCGGTGGTTCCATGCGGCGGCGGCGCGGACCTTCACGCCCACCGAGGCGATCCGTGACGAGGTGCAGGCGCACGGGTTCCGCCACGTGGCCGTGTGGGGACGGGGCGTGGATGGCGAGCGCTTCGACCCCGCGTTCCGCTCACCCGCCTGGCGACGGACCCTCGGCATCGACGACGGGGCGATGGTGGTGCTCTACGTGGGTCGCATCGCCCGCGAGAAGGGGCTGGAGCACGCACTGGCCGCGATGCAGGCGCTCCACGGCACGGCACGCGACATCCGGTTCGTCTGCGTCGGTGACGGGCCGTACGAGGCGGAGATGCGGGCGGCAGCGCCGGCGGACGTGATCTTCACCGGACGGCTGTCGGGGGTGGAGCTGAGCACGGCCTACGCGTCCAGCGACGTGTTCCTCTTCCCGAGCGTCACCGACACGTTCGGCAACGTGCTGCTGGAGGCGATGGCGTCGGGGCTGGTGGTGGTGGCGGCGGATGCCGGCAACACCCGCGAACTCGTCGGCGAGTCGCGCGGCGTGATCGTGCAAGCCGATGCACCGGGCGCGATCGGTGCGGCGCTGCAAGGGCTGGCGGCAGACCGCACGCGGCACGCGGCGATCCGCACCGCGGCGCGCGCGTGGGCGGCGGAACGCACCTGGCGCAACGTGTGGAACGGCCTCTTCGGCGAGTACCGCCGCGTGATCAGTGCGCGAGCTGCCAGTTCGTGA
- a CDS encoding MarR family transcriptional regulator, giving the protein MTTADVRISFDIEIIDIENTDIEEMATHFRGTDIERRALDAYIKLMRSTVAVNAQLFPPLQAEFGVTASQLGVLEALSHLGPMPHCALAGKLLVSASNLTTVLDNLERDGLVRRDRDAGDRRVSIISLTAAGEARLASFFPQHVQRLVRAMSGLDEAEQAELGRLCRKLGLSATSRDSPPRVSPEGSSASSNTSTQVHS; this is encoded by the coding sequence TTGACGACGGCCGACGTACGGATTTCATTTGATATCGAAATAATCGATATAGAAAATACGGACATCGAAGAAATGGCGACTCACTTCCGCGGCACCGACATCGAGCGACGGGCCCTGGACGCGTATATCAAGCTCATGCGTTCGACCGTGGCCGTGAACGCACAGCTTTTCCCGCCGTTGCAGGCCGAGTTCGGCGTGACGGCGAGCCAGCTCGGTGTGCTCGAGGCGCTCTCGCACCTCGGCCCGATGCCGCATTGCGCGCTGGCCGGGAAGCTGCTCGTCAGCGCCAGCAACCTCACCACCGTGCTCGACAACCTCGAGCGCGATGGCCTGGTGCGCCGTGACCGCGACGCCGGCGACCGCCGCGTCTCGATCATCTCGCTCACCGCCGCCGGCGAGGCACGCCTCGCGTCGTTCTTCCCTCAGCACGTCCAGCGCCTGGTGCGCGCCATGTCCGGCCTCGATGAGGCTGAACAGGCGGAGCTGGGCCGGCTGTGCCGCAAGCTGGGTCTCTCCGCCACGTCGCGCGACTCGCCGCCGCGGGTGAGCCCTGAAGGTTCCTCCGCATCGTCCAACACTTCCACGCAGGTGCACTCATGA
- a CDS encoding nitroreductase family protein, with protein sequence MSTSASPQVLTVTQAAETRRSIRKYEPTPIPRADLEEILRVTGLAPSPWNVQPWRFVVVEDAATKAKLQEAAYGQPQVGAAPAVIVLYSDMTDALETIEEVVHPGMKGPAGDKMAADVRGILGGMSAADRDAWGNAEANIALGYLLLSAQAHGYSTSPMLGFMPDAVKSLLGLPADARIPALVAIGIGAEEGFPHHRHPLSRIVRYA encoded by the coding sequence ATGAGTACGTCCGCATCCCCGCAGGTCCTGACCGTCACGCAGGCCGCCGAGACCCGCCGGTCCATCCGCAAGTACGAGCCGACGCCGATTCCGCGCGCGGATCTCGAGGAGATCCTCCGTGTCACGGGTCTCGCGCCGTCGCCGTGGAACGTGCAGCCGTGGCGCTTCGTGGTGGTGGAGGATGCCGCCACCAAGGCGAAGCTGCAGGAAGCGGCGTATGGCCAGCCGCAGGTGGGCGCCGCGCCGGCTGTGATCGTGCTGTACTCCGACATGACCGACGCGCTCGAGACGATCGAGGAAGTGGTGCACCCGGGCATGAAGGGGCCGGCCGGTGACAAGATGGCCGCCGACGTCCGCGGCATCCTCGGCGGCATGAGTGCGGCCGATCGCGATGCGTGGGGCAACGCGGAGGCGAACATCGCCCTCGGATACCTGCTGCTCAGCGCACAGGCCCACGGGTACAGCACCAGCCCGATGCTCGGCTTCATGCCGGACGCGGTGAAGTCGCTGCTCGGCCTCCCGGCCGACGCGCGCATCCCTGCGCTGGTCGCCATCGGCATCGGTGCCGAGGAAGGGTTCCCGCACCACCGTCATCCGCTGTCGCGGATCGTACGCTACGCCTGA
- a CDS encoding ring-cleaving dioxygenase: MHRTTGLHHLTAIASDPQRNLDFYAGTLGLRFVKQTVNFDDPGTYHLYYGDATGRPGSILTFFPWPGARRGRVGAGQVAETQLAIPTGALAFWIQRLTARQVPFTGPVRRFGHESVLTFTDHDGLPLALVATDAAATQPGWDDAEGVPAAMSIRGMHAVTLWVHQLAPTAGVLTSALGYRELARDGDVVRFAVGDAEPGALLDVRALPTGPGGTGGAGTVHHVAFRAADDDTEFASRTQVMAAFLPITEQIDRTYFRSMYFRELGHVLFELATDSPGFAVDEDVSRLGEVLQLPTQHEHLRDALRERLPVLHRPGAVER; the protein is encoded by the coding sequence ATGCATCGCACCACCGGCCTGCATCACCTCACGGCCATCGCCAGCGACCCGCAGCGGAACCTGGACTTCTACGCCGGCACGCTCGGGCTGCGCTTCGTGAAGCAGACCGTGAACTTCGACGACCCTGGCACCTACCACCTGTACTACGGCGATGCCACGGGCCGTCCCGGCAGCATCCTCACGTTCTTCCCGTGGCCGGGCGCGCGTCGCGGGCGCGTGGGTGCCGGGCAGGTGGCGGAGACGCAGCTCGCGATTCCCACCGGGGCGCTGGCGTTCTGGATCCAGCGCCTCACCGCACGGCAGGTGCCGTTCACCGGCCCGGTGCGGCGGTTCGGCCACGAGAGCGTGCTGACCTTCACCGATCACGACGGCCTGCCGCTCGCACTCGTCGCCACCGACGCCGCGGCGACGCAGCCTGGGTGGGACGATGCCGAGGGTGTGCCCGCGGCGATGAGCATCCGCGGCATGCACGCGGTGACACTCTGGGTGCACCAGCTGGCGCCGACGGCCGGCGTGCTCACGTCGGCGCTCGGCTATCGCGAGCTGGCGCGCGACGGCGATGTCGTGCGGTTTGCGGTGGGTGACGCGGAACCCGGCGCGCTGCTCGACGTGCGGGCCCTGCCCACGGGGCCCGGCGGCACCGGTGGCGCGGGGACGGTGCACCACGTCGCCTTCCGCGCCGCGGATGACGACACCGAGTTCGCGAGCCGCACGCAGGTGATGGCGGCGTTCCTGCCGATCACCGAGCAGATCGACCGCACCTACTTCCGCTCGATGTACTTCCGCGAGCTGGGGCACGTGCTGTTCGAGCTGGCCACCGACAGCCCCGGCTTCGCGGTGGACGAGGATGTCTCGCGCCTGGGTGAGGTGCTGCAGCTTCCGACCCAGCACGAGCACCTGCGTGACGCGCTGCGCGAGCGCCTGCCGGTGCTGCACCGACCCGGCGCGGTGGAGCGATGA
- a CDS encoding alpha/beta hydrolase codes for MSDVTAVTDFVHVHVPPAPESAETRTILLLHGTGGDERDLLQLGGMVAPGARLLGVRGQVLEGGMPRFFRRLSEGVFDEADVTRRAADLAAYVPVAAAHYGFDARGVVALGFSNGANIAAAMLLLHPGALAAAALLRSMVPLEPAVLPALAGTPVLLAEGRFDPIIPPANAERLAAMLQASGAAVTLHWEPAAHGLTQADVVVTRDWLAATR; via the coding sequence ATGAGTGACGTCACGGCCGTGACGGACTTCGTGCACGTGCATGTGCCGCCAGCGCCGGAGAGTGCGGAGACGCGCACGATCCTGCTGCTGCACGGCACCGGCGGCGACGAGCGCGACCTGCTGCAACTCGGCGGCATGGTCGCGCCGGGTGCGCGGCTGCTGGGCGTGCGCGGGCAGGTGCTGGAAGGAGGCATGCCGCGGTTCTTCCGGCGGCTGTCGGAAGGGGTGTTCGACGAGGCTGACGTGACGCGACGTGCCGCGGACCTGGCGGCCTACGTGCCGGTGGCGGCGGCGCACTACGGCTTCGATGCGCGCGGCGTGGTGGCGCTCGGATTCTCGAATGGGGCGAACATCGCGGCCGCGATGCTGCTGCTGCATCCGGGGGCGCTGGCGGCTGCCGCGTTGCTGCGGAGCATGGTGCCGCTGGAGCCGGCCGTGCTGCCCGCCCTGGCCGGCACGCCGGTGCTGCTCGCGGAGGGGCGGTTCGACCCGATCATCCCGCCTGCCAACGCCGAGCGGCTGGCGGCGATGTTGCAGGCATCGGGCGCGGCGGTCACGCTGCACTGGGAGCCGGCTGCACACGGGCTGACGCAGGCGGACGTGGTGGTGACGCGCGACTGGCTGGCCGCGACGCGGTAG
- a CDS encoding c-type cytochrome, translated as MHLLRPLALLTVTVAAGAVVRAVRLPSPPSSPPVPDARRGLALLQHFNDSLPRNGGNALRCTSCHLDDGTRGTAMSWIGATSRFPKYRSRRGSVETIAQRVNECIARSLAGRMLPEDSRAMGDMVAYFESLRTMAVPARPDTVRLVGDTVRGAAGFVASCARCHGATGRGGVAPAVAGARSYSIGAGLARQNVLATFLRWNMPQDRPGTLEPQLAADIAAWMLRQPRQDHPGKAGDWPKGDPPSDVAYATAAARARGAALPAQRPLLRRRVAPLPAR; from the coding sequence GTGCACCTCCTGCGTCCCCTCGCCCTGCTCACCGTGACCGTCGCCGCCGGCGCCGTCGTGCGTGCCGTGCGCCTGCCGTCGCCGCCGTCCAGCCCCCCGGTGCCCGACGCGCGCCGTGGCCTGGCGCTGCTGCAGCACTTCAACGACAGCCTGCCGCGCAACGGCGGCAATGCGTTGCGGTGCACCAGCTGTCACCTGGACGATGGCACCCGCGGCACGGCGATGTCGTGGATCGGTGCCACGTCGCGCTTTCCGAAGTACCGGTCGCGGCGCGGCAGCGTGGAGACAATCGCGCAGCGGGTGAACGAGTGCATTGCGCGCAGCCTGGCGGGGCGGATGCTGCCGGAGGATTCGCGCGCGATGGGCGACATGGTGGCGTACTTCGAGTCGCTGCGCACGATGGCGGTGCCGGCCCGGCCGGACACCGTGCGGCTGGTGGGTGACACGGTGCGCGGGGCTGCGGGGTTCGTGGCCAGCTGTGCGCGCTGCCACGGCGCCACCGGACGGGGTGGCGTGGCGCCGGCGGTGGCGGGCGCGCGGAGCTACTCGATCGGTGCCGGCCTCGCGCGCCAGAACGTGCTGGCCACCTTCCTGCGCTGGAACATGCCGCAGGACCGCCCCGGCACCCTGGAGCCGCAGCTGGCGGCCGACATCGCGGCGTGGATGCTGCGCCAGCCGCGCCAGGACCATCCGGGGAAGGCGGGGGACTGGCCGAAGGGTGATCCACCGTCGGACGTTGCATATGCCACCGCGGCGGCGCGGGCGCGCGGGGCCGCACTGCCGGCACAGCGGCCGCTGCTGCGCCGTCGGGTGGCGCCGCTGCCGGCCCGCTAG